The Actinocorallia herbida DNA window AAGCGGTTGGGGACCTGGCCGGGCGAACGCCCCTCCCGGAGACGCATGTCCGATCGACCGCGAGCGGTCGGCTGCCGTGGGGGAGTACCACCATGATCGATCCCGGACACGTTCCGGTACTGCTTGACCGCGTCCTGCGGACGCTTGAGCCCGCCGTGGGGGCGCCGGGTTCGCTTTATGTCGACGGGACACTCGGCATGGGCGGGCACGCGGAGGCGATGCTCAGCGCATTCCCCTCCCTGCGGCTGCTCGGCCTGGACCGCGACACCGTCGCGCTGGAGCGCGCCGGCAAGCGGCTCGCCCCGTTCGGCGACCGCGTCACCCTGGTCCACGCCGTCTATGACGAGCTGCCCTCGGTGCTCGCCCGGCTCGGCGAGCCGACCGTCCAGGCCGTCCTGTTCGACCTGGGGGTGTCCTCGCCGCAACTGGACGAGCCGGACCGGGGGTTCGCCTACTCCTACGACGCGCCCCTGGACATGCGGATGGACCAGACGCGCGGGGCCACCGCCGCCGAGGTGCTCAACACCTACCCGCCCGGCGAGCTGGTGCGGATCCTGCGCGTGTACGGCGAGGAGCGCTTCGCCCAGCGGATCGTCTCCTCGATCGTCAAGGAGCGCGCGAAGGAGCCGTTCACCGGCAGCAT harbors:
- the rsmH gene encoding 16S rRNA (cytosine(1402)-N(4))-methyltransferase RsmH, encoding MIDPGHVPVLLDRVLRTLEPAVGAPGSLYVDGTLGMGGHAEAMLSAFPSLRLLGLDRDTVALERAGKRLAPFGDRVTLVHAVYDELPSVLARLGEPTVQAVLFDLGVSSPQLDEPDRGFAYSYDAPLDMRMDQTRGATAAEVLNTYPPGELVRILRVYGEERFAQRIVSSIVKERAKEPFTGSMRLTELVRAAIPAAARRTGGNPAKRTFQALRIEVNSELTVWERALPNALDALSVGGRIAVLSYHSLEDKITKRVLADRTTDHTPPGLPVPLPGMEPKYRLLTRGGEQATEAEIAGNPRAASVRFRAAERIREDA